Proteins encoded within one genomic window of Anopheles gambiae chromosome 3, idAnoGambNW_F1_1, whole genome shotgun sequence:
- the LOC1270697 gene encoding fibrinogen-like protein A gives MYGHQMFLCFVFVLIVTRAHSVDINDTDVFEELIGKLEHIQYKLIEMEFAMKEDRESIDQKLSGAISQLVQTIGYNLTTLQAQSNKILSQQAVCANHEQMRKEIEAIGSNQDQLPARSDSILWKRPIRSCKDESAKQSGKYLLQPTENGELFLGYCEQVSFGGGWLVIQHRYNGMEDFDRNWTDYRNGFGSIGGEFWLGLERLHLVTSARKHELLVELKDFSGEYKYARYNATEIGSELEQYPLMLGSYIGTAGGSLNYHNNMKFTTMDRDNDNKKDVNCARPDRGGWWFNECYTANLNGRYSNTDDGNAIHWYHYNSAFIGLAYSRMLIRET, from the coding sequence ATGTACGGTCATCAAATGttcttgtgttttgtgtttgtgttgataGTGACAAGAGCTCACAGTGTGGACATCAATGACACCGACGTTTTCGAAGAGTTGATCGGCAAGTTAGAACATATTCAGTACAAGTTAATTGAGATGGAGTTCGCTATGAAGGAGGATCGAGAAAGTATCGACCAGAAACTATCTGGGGCGATCAGTCAGCTGGTCCAAACGATTGGCTACAATCTGACCACACTGCAGGCTCAATCGAATAAAATTCTTTCGCAGCAGGCTGTCTGCGCCAACCACGAACAGATGCGGAAAGAGATCGAAGCGATCGGATCCAATCAAGATCAGCTACCGGCCAGGTCAGACTCTATTTTGTGGAAAAGACCCATTCGTTCGTGCAAAGATGAGTCAGCGAAGCAATCGGGAAAGTACCTGTTACAGCCTACCGAAAATGGTGAGCTATTTCTAGGATACTGTGAGCAGGTTAGTTTCGGAGGAGGTTGGTTAGTAATCCAGCATCGGTACAACGGAATGGAAGACTTTGATCGTAACTGGACAGACTATCGAAACGGGTTCGGTAGCATTGGTGGAGAGTTCTGGCTTGGGCTGGAGCGTTTGCACCTGGTGACTTCAGCACGAAAACACGAGCTTTTGGTGGAGTTAAAAGATTTCTCCGGAGAGTACAAGTACGCAAGGTATAATGCGACCGAGATCGGCAGTGAGCTGGAGCAATATCCGTTAATGCTAGGTTCGTATATAGGGACGGCAGGAGGCTCATTAAATTATCATAACAACATGAAGTTTACCACGATGGATCGAGACAATGATAACAAAAAGGATGTGAACTGTGCTAGACCTGATCGTGGAGGATGGTGGTTTAACGAGTGTTATACGGCAAATCTTAATGGACGTTACAGTAATACTGACGATGGTAATGCAATACATTGGTACCATTACAATTCTGCTTTTATTGGTTTAGCATACTCAAGGATGTTAATTCGTGAGACTTAA